A genomic region of Danio aesculapii chromosome 21, fDanAes4.1, whole genome shotgun sequence contains the following coding sequences:
- the zgc:152891 gene encoding polyunsaturated fatty acid lipoxygenase ALOX15B: MDGFHVTVRTSAFPLSGTYSSVWISLIGSLCESPPIKVEQHLLPGSASTVVIIPEEEVGILVLVKLRLEVQPGFPDLDWHCQDVLVRRTSEDSEMEVFPCNKWIRTADGNIALRNDKVCLKKEETLEVLTNHRERDLQYKQQLIKWGTFVEGGPHCIAMTSVADLGPNLSYIRKRPVTNVHYIKGFIERRTSWRSLQELGTVFLFSGSENMIANYVQAHWQEDAFFGYQCLNGCNPLCVRQIHSLPPNFSVTSEMLKSYLPEGSTLDQEMEKGCVYLLDYEVLDQLPANTINGKQTYLSAPLCLLHYNQHGELKPIAIQLQQVPGPQNPVFLPSDAPPDWLLAKMWVRNSDFQIHQLLSHFFRTHLLGEVCCTATLRQLPEIHPLYQLLMPHIRSTLQINIQARATLLAANGVFDKSVACGLKAIPQLFTRATQRLRYSSLCVPDDVKERGLDALPLCYYAQDALRVWDALHRFVVGWTHLYYCSDEDVQSDCELQNWIGEIFREGFLGLTHLGVPQSFQTAAEMCKFVTMVIFSCSALHSAVNFSQLDFNLCIPNTPATMSRPPSQNKGSVSEEDLLSFLPEVNSSCHVLSVLSLLSQPAIDYVPLCHYNEWYFHGGAMAKLVEDVQKELKIIAKDIADRNSQLELPYPYLSPDYIENSVTI, encoded by the exons ATGGATGGCTTTCATGTGACCGTTCGAACCTCAGCATTCCCTCTGTCAGGAACATACAGCAGTGTTTGGATTTCCCTGATTGGTTCTTTGTGCGAAAGTCCTCCAATCAAAGTGGAACAGCATCTCCTGCCTGGATCA gccAGTACAGTCGTCATAATTCCAGAAGAGGAAGTTGGCATTTTAGTTTTGGTGAAACTACGCCTCGAGGTTCAGCCTGGGTTTCCAGACCTGGATTGGCACTGCCAGGATGTGCTGGTGAGACGGACTTCTGAAGATTCAGAGATGGAGGTTTTTCCCTGCAATAAATGGATCCGAACAGCAGATGGTAACATTGCACTTCGGAATGACAAAG TGTGCTTGAAGAAGGAGGAAACATTAGAAGTCCTAACCAATCACAGGGAGAGGGATCTCCAATATAAACAACAACTTATCAA ATGGGGCACATTTGTTGAAGGTGGTCCTCACTGTATAGCCATGACCAGTGTGGCTGATCTAGGACCTAATTTGAGCTACATCCGGAAACG CCCAGTTACCAATGTGCACTACATAAAGGGTTTTATTGAGAGAAGAACATCTTGGAGAAGCCTACAGGAACTGGGGACAGTCTTCCTTTTCAGTGGAAGCGAGAACATGATTGCAA ACTATGTTCAGGCTCACTGGCAAGAGGATGCGTTCTTTGGATATCAATGCCTCAATGGCTGCAATCCTCTATGTGTCAGACAGATCCACAGTCTGCCACCTAACTTTTCAGTCACTTCAGAAATGCTGAAATCTTATCTGCCAGAGGGCTCAACATTGGATCAAGAGATGGAG AAAGGATGTGTGTATCTTCTGGATTATGAAGTGCTGGATCAGCTGCCTGCTAACACCATCAATGGCAAACAGACTTACTTGTCTGCTCCTTTGTGTCTGCTGCATTATAACCAACATGGAGAACTAAAGCCCATTGCTATACAA CTTCAGCAGGTTCCTGGTCCACAGAACCCTGTTTTCTTGCCGTCCGATGCCCCACCAGACTGGTTGTTAGCAAAGATGTGGGTCCGTAATTCAGATTTCCAGATTCATCAGCTACTTTCACATTTCTTTCGGACTCACCTTTTAGGAGAAGTGTGCTGTACGGCCACACTTAGACAGCTGCCTGAGATTCATCCTCTATATCAG ctctTAATGCCTCATATCCGCAGCACTCTTCAGATTAACATTCAGGCTAGAGCGACTCTTCTAGCCGCAAATGGTGTTTTTGACAAG TCAGTAGCCTGCGGTCTGAAGGCAATACCACAGCTTTTTACTCGAGCGACCCAGCGTCTGCGCTACAGCTCTCTGTGTGTGCCAGACGATGTGAAAGAGCGAGGACTGGATGCTCTGCCGCTCTGTTATTATGCTCAAGATGCTCTCAGAGTCTGGGACGCTTTACACAG GTTTGTTGTAGGCTGGACTCACTTGTATTACTGCAGCGATGAAGATGTCCAGAGTGACTGTGAGCTGCAGAATTGGATTGGAGAGATCTTCAGGGAGGGTTTCCTTGGGCTCACTCACTTAG GAGTCCCACAATCCTTTCAGACGGCAGCTGAAATGTGCAAGTTTGTTACGATGGTGATCTTCTCCTGCTCAGCGCTTCATTCAGCCGTGAACTTCTCTCAG CTGGATTTTAACCTTTGCATACCAAACACTCCAGCGACAATGTCTCGTCCCCCATCTCAAAACAAAGGCTCAGTGTCTGAGGAGGATCTTTTGTCCTTCCTTCCAGAGGTCAACTCCTCCTGCCACGTCCTTAGTGTCCTGTCTCTTCTGTCACAGCCTGCTATTGATTAT GTACCCTTGTGCCATTATAATGAGTGGTACTTCCATGGTGGTGCAATGGCCAAGCTTGTGGAGGACGTCCAGAAAGAGCTGAAGATCATAGCGAAAGACATTGCAGACAGGAACAGCCAGCTGGAGTTGCCCTATCCTTACTTGTCTCCAGACTACATCGAGAACAGTGTGACTATTTGA